The following are from one region of the Actinomyces sp. oral taxon 897 genome:
- a CDS encoding MFS transporter, with protein sequence MRLRDDLRDLAASRGLRILLATRLISQTGDGMVQVGLVTLFFFAPQNATSTGDVAAALVVMLLPFSVVGPFTGPFIDRFRRRSTLMTMNLVRAGLILTTAVVIRGAGAGVVVYLLVLAALGVNRFLLATLAASLPHVVDADRLLTANSLVPTLGGAATAAGAVIGLLLRLTLPADAQDVASLLTAAGLYVASAGVVSRLGRDELGPDWLTRARSTGGGAAGAAGAGTAGAFGAQRRSEPEDTARGLGTTGTGTTGTVRDLADAVRHLLSRRTPALALGVMGAYRLVYGLELVTIILASRNLLADPADADAGLAVFGTLMGAMLVGHGLAVVLTPLAQERVSPPTWVVACLLGGSLGQVLLVAGHTREGMAAGLFVFGVGVQGAKIAVDTIVQTDTSDDYRGRAFSLYDVLFNAAECLAAGVAVLVMPDVGWSRGVQAALVAAVWVVAPAYRWSVRRWGVHRCGGSGRGPECQRRPGPRYQRGRGPGSGPGAVVR encoded by the coding sequence GTGCGACTGCGAGACGACCTGCGGGATCTGGCCGCCTCGCGCGGCCTGCGGATCCTCCTGGCCACCCGCCTCATCTCCCAGACCGGTGACGGCATGGTCCAGGTGGGCCTGGTCACCCTCTTCTTCTTCGCTCCCCAGAACGCCACGAGCACGGGCGACGTCGCCGCCGCCCTGGTCGTCATGCTCCTGCCCTTCAGCGTGGTCGGCCCCTTCACCGGTCCCTTCATTGACCGCTTCCGACGACGCAGCACCCTCATGACCATGAACCTCGTGCGCGCCGGGCTCATCCTCACCACGGCCGTGGTCATACGGGGCGCGGGCGCCGGGGTGGTGGTCTACCTCCTGGTCCTCGCGGCCCTGGGGGTCAACCGCTTCCTCCTGGCCACCCTCGCCGCGAGCCTGCCCCACGTGGTGGACGCCGACCGGCTCCTGACCGCGAACTCCCTGGTGCCGACCCTCGGTGGGGCGGCCACGGCCGCCGGGGCGGTCATCGGCCTCCTCCTGCGGCTCACGCTGCCAGCGGACGCCCAGGACGTCGCCAGCCTCCTGACCGCCGCGGGGCTCTACGTCGCTTCCGCCGGGGTCGTGAGTCGCCTGGGCCGCGACGAGCTGGGCCCCGACTGGCTCACCAGGGCGCGGTCCACCGGGGGCGGGGCCGCCGGGGCTGCCGGGGCCGGGACCGCCGGGGCCTTCGGGGCCCAGCGGCGGAGCGAGCCGGAGGACACCGCCCGGGGGCTCGGCACCACAGGCACCGGTACCACGGGCACGGTCCGCGACCTGGCCGACGCCGTCCGGCACCTGCTGTCCCGACGCACCCCGGCGCTCGCCCTGGGGGTCATGGGCGCCTACCGGCTCGTCTACGGCCTGGAGCTCGTGACCATTATCCTGGCCTCCCGCAACCTCCTCGCCGACCCCGCCGACGCCGACGCGGGCCTGGCCGTCTTCGGCACCCTCATGGGAGCGATGCTTGTCGGGCACGGCCTGGCCGTCGTCCTCACCCCGCTGGCCCAGGAGCGCGTCAGCCCACCCACCTGGGTGGTGGCCTGCCTGCTGGGAGGCAGCCTGGGGCAGGTGCTCCTGGTGGCCGGACACACCCGTGAGGGCATGGCGGCCGGGCTGTTCGTCTTCGGGGTCGGGGTGCAGGGCGCCAAGATCGCCGTGGACACGATCGTCCAGACGGACACCTCCGACGACTACCGCGGCCGGGCCTTCTCCCTCTACGACGTCCTGTTCAACGCCGCCGAGTGCCTGGCAGCCGGGGTGGCGGTCCTCGTCATGCCCGACGTCGGCTGGTCGCGCGGAGTCCAGGCGGCCCTTGTGGCCGCGGTGTGGGTGGTGGCGCCGGCCTACCGGTGGAGCGTGCGCCGGTGGGGCGTGCACCGGTGCGGCGGGTCCGGGCGCGGGCCGGAGTGCCAGCGTAGACCCGGGCCCAGGTACCAGCGCGGGCGCGGACCTGGATCCGGGCCGGGGGCGGTGGTCCGCTAG
- a CDS encoding phosphoglycerate dehydrogenase has protein sequence MTSKQFRVRTLNAISGKGLARFPDDRYEVGGSVEDPHALLLRSALLHDSAVPGSVLAVARAGAGTNNIPVTSLTERGIPVFNTPGANANAVKELVLASLFIASRHLIPAARFAHTLAGDDDAIARAVEAGKKKFVGFELPGRTLGVIGLGAIGVQVANASLGLGLKVIGYDPAISVEHAWHLSADVKRANSIEDVFRKADILTVHVPLIDSTRGLVSTQRIALMKDTAVLLNFARAEIVDTAAVVAALDEGKLGGYVCDFPSTAVHKHPRCISLPHLGASTKEAERNCAMMAVDSLRGFLEDGQVHNSVNFPEAVMSREPGTRRIVIVNRNVPNMVGQVSTIVAQHGQNIANLLNKSRGELAVTLVDVEGEVASGLLDELCGINGVLSARLV, from the coding sequence ATGACCTCCAAGCAGTTCCGTGTCCGCACCCTCAACGCCATCTCCGGCAAGGGGCTGGCACGCTTCCCCGACGACCGCTACGAGGTAGGCGGATCGGTGGAGGATCCGCACGCCCTGCTGCTGCGCTCCGCCCTCCTCCACGACTCCGCGGTCCCCGGATCCGTGCTCGCGGTGGCCCGTGCCGGGGCCGGCACCAATAATATTCCGGTGACCTCCCTGACTGAGCGCGGTATCCCGGTGTTCAACACCCCGGGCGCCAATGCCAATGCCGTCAAGGAACTGGTCCTGGCCAGCCTGTTCATTGCCTCGCGCCACCTTATTCCTGCCGCCCGCTTCGCCCACACCCTCGCCGGTGACGACGACGCCATCGCCCGGGCCGTGGAGGCCGGAAAGAAGAAGTTCGTCGGGTTCGAGCTGCCCGGGCGTACCCTGGGGGTCATTGGGCTGGGGGCCATCGGCGTCCAGGTGGCTAATGCCTCCCTGGGTCTGGGGCTGAAGGTCATTGGATACGACCCTGCCATTAGCGTGGAGCACGCCTGGCACCTGTCCGCCGACGTCAAGCGCGCCAACTCTATTGAGGACGTGTTCCGCAAGGCCGATATCCTCACCGTGCACGTTCCCCTCATTGACTCGACCCGCGGCCTGGTGAGTACCCAGCGGATCGCCCTCATGAAGGATACCGCGGTGCTGCTCAACTTCGCCCGCGCTGAGATCGTGGACACCGCCGCCGTCGTGGCCGCCCTGGACGAGGGGAAGCTGGGCGGGTACGTGTGCGACTTCCCCTCCACGGCCGTCCACAAGCACCCCAGGTGCATCTCCCTGCCGCACCTGGGGGCCTCTACCAAGGAAGCCGAGCGCAACTGCGCCATGATGGCGGTGGACTCCCTGCGCGGTTTCCTGGAGGACGGGCAGGTGCACAACTCGGTCAACTTCCCCGAGGCCGTCATGTCGCGCGAGCCCGGCACCCGACGTATTGTCATTGTCAACCGCAACGTACCCAATATGGTGGGTCAGGTCTCCACCATTGTGGCCCAGCACGGGCAGAATATTGCCAACCTGCTCAATAAGTCCCGCGGTGAGCTGGCGGTCACCCTGGTGGACGTCGAGGGGGAGGTGGCCTCCGGGCTCCTGGACGAGCTGTGCGGGATTAACGGCGTCCTGTCCGCCCGTCTGGTCTGA
- the serC gene encoding 3-phosphoserine/phosphohydroxythreonine transaminase: MRVYNFSAGPAQLPLPVLERAASELTDWGGSGMSVLEVSHREKDFVACAVDAETTLRRLLAVPESYRVLFLQGGATAQFAAVPMNLTTAGDTVAYLNTGQWSTKAIKQARAYDLDVVVSADESASSYTTTPDPGSYEVPATARYLHYTPNETIGGVEFPNVPDAGDVPLVGDLSSTILSRPLDVGRFGLIYAGAQKNMGPSGLTVVIVREDLLGRARTITPGVLDYTKMAAANSMLNTPPTFSVYLLGLVAHWIEDTGGLTAMGERNQAKAAALYAAIDSSGFYSNPVEERSRSWTNVPFTLADPALDAEFLAGALAAGLTNLKGHRSVGGMRASIYNAMPMEGVTALIDYMAEFERTHG; encoded by the coding sequence ATGCGCGTCTACAACTTCTCCGCAGGCCCCGCCCAGCTACCCCTGCCCGTCCTGGAGCGGGCCGCCTCCGAGCTGACCGACTGGGGCGGCTCGGGCATGAGCGTCCTGGAGGTCTCCCACCGCGAGAAGGACTTCGTGGCCTGCGCCGTCGACGCCGAGACCACCCTGCGCCGACTCCTCGCCGTGCCCGAGAGCTATCGCGTCCTGTTCCTCCAGGGCGGGGCCACCGCCCAGTTCGCCGCCGTCCCCATGAACCTCACTACCGCGGGGGACACGGTCGCCTACCTCAACACCGGCCAGTGGTCCACCAAGGCCATTAAGCAGGCCCGTGCCTACGACCTCGACGTCGTCGTGAGCGCCGACGAGTCCGCCTCCTCCTACACCACCACGCCCGACCCCGGCTCCTACGAGGTCCCCGCCACCGCCCGCTACCTGCACTACACGCCCAACGAGACCATTGGCGGGGTGGAGTTCCCCAATGTCCCCGACGCCGGGGACGTGCCCCTCGTGGGGGACCTCTCCTCCACGATCCTCTCCCGCCCCCTGGACGTGGGCCGCTTCGGTCTCATCTACGCCGGCGCCCAGAAGAACATGGGTCCCTCGGGGCTGACCGTGGTCATTGTCCGCGAGGACCTGCTGGGCCGCGCCCGCACCATTACCCCTGGCGTCCTGGACTACACGAAGATGGCCGCCGCCAACTCCATGCTCAACACGCCGCCCACCTTCTCCGTCTACCTCCTGGGACTCGTCGCCCACTGGATTGAGGACACCGGCGGGCTGACCGCCATGGGGGAGCGCAACCAGGCCAAGGCCGCCGCCCTCTACGCGGCCATTGACTCCTCCGGTTTCTACTCCAACCCCGTTGAGGAGCGCTCGCGCTCCTGGACGAACGTCCCCTTCACCCTGGCCGACCCCGCCCTCGACGCCGAGTTCCTGGCCGGGGCGCTAGCAGCCGGGCTGACCAACCTCAAGGGCCACCGCTCCGTGGGAGGTATGCGGGCCTCCATCTACAACGCCATGCCCATGGAGGGCGTGACGGCCCTTATTGACTACATGGCCGAGTTCGAACGCACCCACGGCTGA
- a CDS encoding DUF6318 family protein, which produces MVRSGSWVPVLVVVMVASGVAGCSGGAGAGASPSVDPYEVGASAMAAAASASASARASRDAALGPDLVARREAALATPPPERPEQISEDTTEGAATAAAYFIDLYQYAFVTGDTTDFAAMSEQRCVFCNSVIDDAKKIHDSGGWADPWDSTVTAVRVYEQNPGYDYIHVEIDMQWAEGTSYDGDGTPKTTDSRDFTLIIAMRYVNGNWTIGESEVKK; this is translated from the coding sequence ATGGTGCGGTCCGGGTCGTGGGTGCCTGTCCTGGTGGTGGTCATGGTGGCCTCCGGTGTGGCGGGGTGCTCCGGTGGGGCTGGTGCGGGGGCGTCGCCGAGTGTGGATCCCTATGAGGTGGGTGCCAGTGCGATGGCGGCGGCGGCCTCTGCGTCGGCCAGTGCGCGGGCCAGTCGTGACGCGGCCCTGGGGCCGGACCTGGTGGCCAGGCGCGAGGCGGCCCTGGCCACACCACCACCGGAGCGGCCCGAGCAGATCAGCGAGGACACCACCGAGGGCGCCGCGACCGCGGCCGCCTACTTCATTGACCTCTACCAGTACGCCTTCGTCACCGGCGACACCACGGACTTCGCGGCCATGAGCGAGCAGCGGTGCGTCTTCTGCAACAGCGTCATCGACGACGCCAAGAAGATCCACGACAGCGGCGGGTGGGCCGACCCATGGGACAGCACGGTCACGGCAGTCCGGGTCTACGAGCAGAACCCCGGCTACGACTACATCCACGTAGAGATCGACATGCAGTGGGCGGAGGGAACCTCGTACGACGGAGATGGGACACCGAAGACGACAGACTCCAGAGACTTCACCCTCATTATCGCAATGCGCTACGTAAACGGAAACTGGACGATCGGGGAGTCCGAGGTAAAGAAATGA
- a CDS encoding zinc transporter, with protein sequence MAAYSDPSGGRFPSCEFVGTFTRYKRGGFFKCRFDRASEPEPAPAAVPVVVSARDVASLMVEGSGITRQPPGSTARVDVDLIAYTDPSTRSLSTTVAGTLVEVEATPASYHWDWGDATTTTTTSPGAPWPHQTLTHRYHHPQTGVHLTLTTTWTARYRPQDGTWHDVQGTVTTTQISDTFNLVDTTTHLTDHAEHKQGH encoded by the coding sequence GTGGCGGCGTACTCCGACCCGAGCGGGGGGCGGTTCCCCTCGTGCGAGTTCGTGGGCACGTTCACCCGTTATAAGCGGGGCGGCTTCTTTAAGTGCCGCTTCGACCGCGCCTCCGAGCCCGAGCCTGCGCCGGCTGCGGTGCCGGTGGTGGTCTCGGCCAGGGACGTGGCGTCCCTGATGGTGGAGGGGTCGGGTATCACCCGCCAGCCCCCGGGTTCCACGGCCCGGGTGGACGTGGACCTCATCGCCTACACCGACCCCTCCACCCGCTCCCTGTCCACCACCGTGGCCGGCACCCTGGTGGAGGTGGAGGCCACGCCCGCCTCCTACCACTGGGACTGGGGGGACGCCACCACCACGACCACCACCAGCCCCGGCGCCCCCTGGCCCCACCAGACCCTGACCCACCGCTACCACCACCCCCAGACCGGCGTCCACCTCACCCTGACCACCACCTGGACCGCCCGCTACCGCCCCCAGGACGGAACCTGGCACGACGTCCAAGGCACCGTCACAACCACCCAGATATCCGACACCTTCAACCTAGTAGACACCACAACACACCTCACCGACCACGCAGAACACAAACAAGGACACTAG
- a CDS encoding CCA tRNA nucleotidyltransferase: protein MTEPTHDNPRDAVEPGVAASAPVDDRGLTATARAALEHLPVALAVLGHLFTRAGHEIALVGGPVRDAFLGVAPHDLDLTTSARPEETERILTQWGDTTWDVGKDFGTIGARRGETVVEVTTYRTEAYEVGSRKPTVSYGDTLTGDLSRRDFTVNAMALRLPDLELVDPHEGLTDLEAGVLRTPVGAVQSFDDDPLRIMRAARFASQLGFDVEMDVMDAMAEMAPRLDIVSAERIRAELERLLTSRWPRRGLELMVHTGVADVVLPEVASLRETVDEHRRHKDVYEHTLTVLEQAMDLETGPEGPVPAPDLVLRLAALLHDIGKPATRRFLPDGTVTFHGHDHVGARMTARRLRALRFDKQTVKDVSRLVELHLRFHGYADAAWSDSAVRRYVTDAGPLLERLHRLTRADVTTRNRRKAAMLSHAYDDLEARIAALSRQEELDAIRPELDGGQIMAELGLEPGPVVGEAYRFLLDLRMEKGPVGPEAARQALRSWWAARR, encoded by the coding sequence ATGACTGAGCCCACGCATGACAACCCCCGCGACGCCGTCGAGCCCGGGGTGGCTGCCTCCGCCCCGGTGGACGACCGGGGCCTGACCGCGACCGCCCGCGCCGCCCTGGAGCACCTGCCCGTGGCCCTGGCGGTCCTGGGGCACCTCTTCACGCGCGCCGGGCACGAGATCGCACTGGTCGGGGGCCCGGTCCGGGACGCCTTCCTGGGGGTGGCGCCCCACGACCTGGACCTGACCACCTCCGCGCGACCCGAGGAGACGGAGAGGATCCTCACCCAGTGGGGCGACACCACCTGGGACGTCGGAAAGGACTTCGGGACCATTGGCGCACGCCGGGGCGAGACGGTCGTGGAGGTGACCACCTACCGCACCGAGGCCTACGAGGTGGGCTCGCGCAAGCCAACCGTCTCCTACGGCGACACCCTGACCGGGGACCTGAGCCGCCGCGACTTCACCGTCAACGCCATGGCCCTGCGCCTGCCCGACCTGGAGCTCGTGGACCCCCACGAGGGTCTGACGGACCTGGAGGCGGGCGTCCTGCGCACCCCGGTGGGCGCCGTCCAGTCCTTCGACGACGACCCGTTGCGCATAATGCGGGCCGCGCGCTTCGCCTCCCAGCTGGGCTTCGACGTCGAGATGGACGTGATGGACGCCATGGCGGAGATGGCCCCGCGCCTGGACATTGTCTCCGCCGAACGGATCCGGGCCGAGCTGGAGCGGCTCCTGACCAGCCGGTGGCCGCGCCGGGGCCTGGAGCTCATGGTGCACACCGGTGTGGCCGACGTCGTCCTGCCGGAGGTGGCCTCCCTGCGTGAGACCGTGGACGAGCACCGGCGTCACAAGGACGTCTACGAGCACACCCTGACCGTCCTGGAGCAGGCCATGGACCTGGAGACCGGGCCCGAGGGCCCCGTGCCCGCCCCGGACCTGGTGCTGCGCCTGGCGGCTCTGCTGCACGACATCGGCAAGCCCGCCACGCGCCGGTTCCTGCCCGACGGGACCGTCACCTTCCACGGCCACGACCACGTGGGGGCGCGCATGACCGCCAGGCGCCTGCGGGCCCTGCGCTTTGACAAGCAGACCGTCAAGGACGTCTCCCGCCTGGTGGAGCTGCACCTGCGCTTCCACGGCTACGCCGACGCCGCCTGGTCGGACTCCGCGGTGCGTCGCTACGTCACCGACGCCGGGCCGCTGCTGGAGCGTCTGCACCGTCTCACCCGTGCCGACGTGACCACCCGCAACCGGCGCAAGGCCGCCATGCTCTCCCACGCCTACGACGACCTGGAGGCACGCATTGCCGCCCTGTCCAGGCAGGAGGAGCTTGACGCCATCCGCCCCGAGCTCGACGGCGGTCAGATTATGGCCGAACTGGGTCTGGAGCCGGGTCCGGTAGTGGGGGAGGCCTACCGTTTCCTGTTGGACCTGCGTATGGAGAAGGGGCCGGTGGGTCCTGAGGCGGCTCGTCAGGCTCTGCGCTCCTGGTGGGCAGCGCGTCGGTGA
- a CDS encoding NUDIX hydrolase has product MPSHRTRSPRAAIPARHGGARNLPVVDETSAGGLIVEVQGGRAAVAVIARRNRGGRLEWCLPKGHLEGSETPEQAAVREIAEETGITGRVLKHLATIDYWFASSDHRVHKVVHHFLLEATGGTLTTENDPDHEAEDVAWVDIDQVARRLAYPNERRIVAAARSILVGDRSTSS; this is encoded by the coding sequence ATGCCCTCTCACCGCACTCGCTCACCCCGCGCCGCCATACCGGCGCGACACGGCGGTGCGCGAAACCTGCCGGTAGTGGACGAGACCAGTGCCGGCGGGCTCATTGTGGAGGTCCAGGGGGGCCGGGCGGCAGTCGCCGTCATCGCCCGGCGCAACCGGGGCGGACGCCTGGAGTGGTGCCTTCCCAAGGGCCACCTGGAGGGCAGTGAGACCCCCGAGCAGGCAGCGGTTCGCGAGATCGCCGAGGAGACGGGAATCACGGGTCGGGTCCTCAAGCACCTGGCTACTATCGACTACTGGTTCGCCAGCAGCGACCACCGCGTCCACAAGGTGGTCCACCACTTCCTCCTGGAGGCCACGGGTGGGACGCTGACCACCGAGAACGACCCCGACCACGAGGCCGAGGACGTCGCCTGGGTAGACATCGACCAGGTCGCCCGCCGTCTGGCCTACCCCAACGAGCGCCGGATCGTGGCAGCTGCGCGCTCGATCCTCGTCGGTGACAGGAGCACCTCCTCATGA
- a CDS encoding DUF6049 family protein, with the protein MTRQWSIRRAARFLCGITASLALALAPSVCCAAQPGLPPSQAPVTQPGLPPSQALAAQSAPAAGTAPSQAPLVEGEVTLRVDALAPEVLTKGQDLTVSGTITNGTQETLDRAALSVQVQDHTEIITTDLESWLADERESSLTTSLTQDLHAPVPPGATGTFSVTVPAADLPLSSTREWGPRGVQVSLAQGATTVAKDRSLLIWSSDATPSRATGVTTVIPVTASPSELIALSTVALSPPASTEFSTQPADSATVLPTQDPAPAPSGVTTTVERLRQRVLGLLALAGDGVVLAVDPALLKALGVPATPPPGSGQATASPTPAETPSAEPSPTTPSPSSTATSTASPGAKYAFPATDPLTAALTKAVSAGEVIALPWNDADVPALAHLGETDLISSALERSASSQTVAAGAATDTAWVEDLDSQTLSALPASTTTLIAPASAAPVAEDLTYTPSGTTLIDDRVVLLSDPSLSQALASTLSTGSSRSPLCELDSRQLLRGLSAIITRQAPALNRNLVVTLGRGAATNPQALGRRLEALMGNSWSEPRTLSRVVSDTRASQNLVERQDLAQQSVSQTELSTSELEQARDVEHTLGSIVGVLASPTTQLEGVTQVVSTVTSTVWRDDPSGRQRALTADHQVGTRITQSLGAAPSSTINLIAQSADVPVRITSSLNQAATVQVRIFSSSTRLQPLKPVTITVPARGGAVASLPVSAVGSGDVNLTIHILAPDGTVVGTPAILHMRVRANWESRGVRVGASALVILLVVGVVRTIRSGRRQGPRSAAAPHPAT; encoded by the coding sequence ATGACACGGCAGTGGAGTATACGTCGCGCAGCCAGGTTCCTGTGCGGGATCACCGCGAGCCTGGCCCTGGCCCTGGCGCCCTCGGTCTGCTGCGCCGCCCAGCCCGGCCTACCGCCATCACAAGCCCCAGTGACCCAGCCTGGCCTACCGCCGTCGCAGGCCCTGGCCGCCCAGTCCGCCCCCGCCGCGGGCACGGCCCCCTCACAGGCCCCCCTGGTGGAGGGCGAGGTGACCCTCAGAGTGGACGCCCTGGCCCCCGAGGTCCTCACCAAGGGCCAGGACCTGACCGTCAGCGGCACCATTACCAACGGCACCCAGGAGACCCTGGACAGGGCCGCCCTGAGCGTCCAGGTGCAGGACCACACCGAGATCATCACCACCGACCTGGAGTCCTGGCTGGCGGACGAGCGGGAGAGCTCCCTGACCACCTCCCTGACCCAGGACCTGCACGCCCCCGTCCCACCGGGGGCCACCGGCACCTTCAGCGTCACCGTCCCCGCCGCCGACCTGCCCCTGTCCAGCACCCGGGAGTGGGGGCCCCGCGGCGTCCAGGTCAGCCTGGCCCAGGGCGCCACCACCGTGGCCAAGGACCGCAGCCTGCTCATCTGGTCCAGCGACGCCACCCCGAGCAGGGCCACGGGCGTGACCACCGTCATACCGGTCACCGCCTCGCCCTCCGAGCTCATCGCCCTGAGCACCGTCGCCCTGTCTCCCCCCGCCTCCACCGAGTTCAGCACCCAGCCCGCCGACTCAGCCACTGTCCTACCCACCCAGGATCCCGCCCCGGCGCCCTCAGGGGTGACGACCACCGTGGAGCGGCTGCGCCAGCGGGTGCTGGGGCTGCTGGCGCTGGCGGGCGACGGCGTCGTCCTGGCCGTGGACCCGGCGCTCCTGAAGGCCCTGGGTGTCCCGGCCACACCGCCCCCGGGAAGCGGGCAGGCCACGGCCTCACCCACCCCCGCGGAGACCCCCTCCGCCGAGCCCTCCCCCACGACGCCCTCCCCCAGCTCCACAGCCACCTCCACGGCCTCCCCCGGGGCCAAGTACGCCTTCCCCGCGACCGACCCCCTGACGGCGGCGCTGACCAAGGCCGTGTCCGCCGGGGAGGTGATCGCCCTGCCCTGGAACGACGCCGACGTCCCAGCCCTGGCGCACCTGGGGGAGACGGATCTCATTAGCTCGGCGTTGGAGCGCTCCGCCTCCTCCCAGACGGTCGCCGCCGGGGCGGCCACGGACACCGCCTGGGTGGAGGATCTGGACAGCCAGACCCTGAGCGCGCTGCCCGCCTCCACCACCACCCTCATCGCCCCGGCGTCGGCGGCCCCGGTGGCCGAGGACCTGACCTACACCCCGAGTGGGACGACCCTCATTGACGACCGCGTGGTCCTCCTGTCCGACCCCAGCCTGTCCCAGGCGCTGGCCTCCACCTTGAGCACCGGCAGCTCCCGGTCCCCGCTGTGCGAGCTGGACTCCCGCCAGCTCCTGCGCGGCCTGTCCGCCATTATCACCCGCCAGGCCCCGGCCCTGAACCGGAACCTGGTCGTCACCCTGGGTCGGGGGGCCGCCACGAACCCCCAGGCCCTGGGACGGCGCCTGGAGGCGCTCATGGGCAACAGCTGGTCCGAGCCCCGGACCCTGTCCAGGGTCGTGTCCGACACCCGCGCCAGCCAGAACCTGGTGGAGCGTCAGGACCTGGCGCAGCAGTCCGTGTCCCAGACCGAGCTCAGCACCAGCGAGCTGGAGCAGGCACGTGATGTAGAGCATACGCTGGGCTCGATCGTGGGGGTGCTGGCCTCACCGACCACCCAGCTGGAGGGGGTCACCCAGGTCGTCTCGACCGTGACCTCCACGGTCTGGCGCGACGACCCCTCCGGACGCCAGAGGGCCCTGACCGCCGACCACCAGGTGGGCACGCGGATCACCCAGTCCCTGGGCGCGGCGCCGTCGAGCACCATTAACCTCATTGCCCAGAGCGCGGACGTGCCGGTGCGGATCACCTCGTCCCTCAACCAGGCGGCCACGGTCCAGGTGCGCATCTTCTCCTCCTCCACCAGGCTCCAGCCCCTCAAGCCGGTCACCATCACGGTCCCGGCCCGCGGCGGGGCGGTGGCCTCCCTGCCGGTGAGCGCCGTGGGCAGCGGTGACGTGAACCTGACCATCCACATCCTGGCCCCAGACGGTACCGTGGTGGGTACACCCGCCATCCTGCACATGCGGGTACGGGCGAACTGGGAGAGCAGAGGCGTGCGCGTGGGCGCCTCGGCCCTGGTTATCCTGCTCGTCGTCGGCGTCGTGCGGACCATCCGCAGCGGACGCCGTCAAGGGCCCCGGTCTGCCGCGGCCCCCCACCCGGCCACATGA